GGTGACCCGCGCAAGTACTGGAGAAACTCATCAGTGACGGCGGCTAGGGCCACTTCTGTCAGATCCAGATCATGTCTAGCAATCAACCGAAGTAACAGATCAAAAGGGCCTTGAAAGTTATCAAGATCAACCTCGAATCCCCGAAGAGTCTGGGGCCCGAACGTTTCTTCTGTCGGGGTGACGGCCGTGTCGGCGGAGTTCTCTTGGGGTTCGACCGAGGCCATCTGGGCGCTTATGGTACTTCCCCGCGTTGGACCATCTCTCGGGCTAGTTGCAGGTACGCCTTGGCTCCCTGGTGTTCTGGCGCGTAGGTGATGATCGGTTCGGTCGCCACACTGGCGTCAGGGAACTTAACTGTTCGATTGATGGTCGTTTGGTAGATGAGATCCCCGAAGGCTTCGTGTAGGCGGTCGAGAACCTCGCGCGAGTGAAGTGTTCGGGAATCAACCAGGGTCGGGACGATACCGTCGATCTTAAGTCTCGGATTGATTCGGTCCCTAACCGTCTCAATGGTCTCCACCAGCAGTGCCACTCCACGCAGAGCAAAGAACTCAGTCGCGACCGGCACCAAGACGCCGTGGGCCGCAGTGAGCGCATTGACAGTCAGCAGACCGAGTGAGGGCTGACAGTCAATGAGGATGACATCGTAGTCGTCAAGCAGAGGTCGGATCACTCGGGCAAGGGCTGACTCGCGGGCTACCTCATTGACAAGTTGCACCTCGGCCGCGGACAGATC
The sequence above is a segment of the Actinomycetaceae bacterium MB13-C1-2 genome. Coding sequences within it:
- a CDS encoding AAA family ATPase; protein product: MSNDYQPALVGVEAEDEFPIPQPLDGHGPARVIAVCNQKGGVGKTTTAINLAAALAEYGRKVLIVDFDPQGAASVGLGINALDLDTTVYDLLLDPKNDVHAAVHHTRLPNLDVLPANIDLSAAEVQLVNEVARESALARVIRPLLDDYDVILIDCQPSLGLLTVNALTAAHGVLVPVATEFFALRGVALLVETIETVRDRINPRLKIDGIVPTLVDSRTLHSREVLDRLHEAFGDLIYQTTINRTVKFPDASVATEPIITYAPEHQGAKAYLQLAREMVQRGEVP